In a single window of the Olivibacter sp. SDN3 genome:
- a CDS encoding TonB-dependent receptor, producing the protein MKYYINFLLFFFFNVCGVFAQTYVGGTVSDLVTGEPIPDVNVGIKGTNRQTSTDATGKYSILVSEGDELLVFHSIGYHSKEERITGDVLNVRLEQSTEDLDEVVVIAYGTAKKSDFTGSVAQINNEQLQRAQVSNISKALQGLAPGLQSVSASGQPGTDASIRIRGIGSINASSDPLYVVDGVPYAGSLNAINPADVESISVLKDATASALYGSRGANGVIVITTKQGKKNAKPAIDARFTQGFSSRAVRDYEHVSTDQYFELYWENIYNQLTTSNTPDAAARLASGRVAQELGINPYGPAYPEPVGLNGRIVNGATPLWNDDWQRQLEQPARRTEATLNINGGGENNQYYISGNYLNDKGIGIGSGYRRFNIRSNTTVDATKWLSLGLNVTATNSRQDFPQSEDSQVSNIINFGRRLPSFYPIHERNDDGSYKLDAAGERIIDFGAYRPSAVNPNWNLLGTYHLDLRETLRDEVSARTFVEAKLLKGLKLRSSYSVDYRNQTGHNYANPLYGSAANINGSVSKSTSRLLSWTQNNILTYDTEFEGGHHLNLLAGQELYNLNSRSFDGSRQNFVLPYLYEPVAASQLNSFTGSSNDHRILSFLGRAEYDLHKKYFLSASLRTDGTSRFSPSQRWGTFWSFGGSWKLGEEEALKNLNWLSTLILRGSYGAQGNDNIGTYYAYEALYTIANNLGEGGVYPSRLPTPNLKWETNLNLNLGLDFGFLNDRISGTVEYFERRSRDLLFSRPLPPSSGFLSIDDNIGSLKNTGIELDLHATPVNSGGFRWDVGLNATHFKNRITALPQEEIVSGTKKMMVGRSVFDFWLRDWAGVDPANGNPLWYQDITETDANGNTTVVGKTTTSTYSDASYYYTGSALPDLYGGITNTFAYRGFELSFLFSYSLGGKILDGDVPALYHNGTAGVAWHREMANRWTPENTQTDVPRLGGASAEASSQSTRFLYDASYLRLRNLSLGYTFPQQFAQRLGLNRLGIQLLGENLLTFFKHKGMDPEQTIEGTTYFRYPAMRVISGGINIGF; encoded by the coding sequence ATGAAATATTACATTAACTTTTTATTGTTTTTCTTCTTTAATGTGTGCGGTGTTTTTGCGCAGACGTATGTGGGAGGGACTGTTTCTGACTTGGTAACAGGTGAACCTATTCCAGATGTAAATGTGGGGATTAAAGGAACGAACAGACAGACGAGCACTGATGCCACAGGTAAATACAGCATTCTGGTTAGCGAAGGGGATGAGCTGCTGGTATTTCACTCAATAGGTTACCATTCTAAAGAGGAGCGTATTACGGGCGACGTATTGAATGTTCGCCTGGAACAATCGACGGAGGATTTAGATGAGGTGGTAGTGATTGCTTATGGAACGGCCAAGAAATCTGACTTTACCGGTTCTGTTGCACAAATTAATAATGAGCAGTTACAGCGCGCTCAGGTGAGCAATATTTCGAAGGCGCTGCAGGGCTTGGCTCCTGGCTTGCAATCGGTTTCTGCCAGTGGTCAGCCAGGGACGGACGCAAGTATCCGCATAAGGGGGATTGGTTCGATCAATGCCTCCAGTGATCCGCTTTATGTGGTAGATGGTGTGCCTTATGCGGGAAGTTTAAATGCTATTAATCCGGCCGACGTGGAATCGATCAGTGTGTTGAAAGATGCTACAGCCAGCGCGTTGTATGGTTCGAGAGGAGCGAATGGCGTTATTGTAATAACTACAAAACAGGGTAAAAAGAATGCCAAGCCTGCTATTGATGCTCGTTTTACACAGGGCTTTTCGTCGCGAGCGGTTAGGGATTACGAGCATGTGAGTACCGACCAATATTTTGAGCTTTACTGGGAGAATATCTATAACCAGTTGACGACTTCAAACACGCCCGATGCAGCGGCACGTTTGGCAAGTGGCCGTGTAGCGCAGGAGCTTGGAATTAATCCTTATGGACCTGCGTACCCCGAACCTGTAGGACTTAACGGCCGTATTGTTAATGGTGCCACGCCTTTGTGGAATGACGATTGGCAAAGACAGCTGGAACAACCTGCACGACGAACGGAAGCAACATTAAATATAAACGGAGGGGGGGAGAATAATCAGTATTATATTTCAGGTAATTATTTGAACGATAAAGGGATCGGAATTGGATCTGGTTATAGGCGCTTTAACATTCGGAGTAATACAACAGTTGACGCAACTAAATGGCTTAGCCTGGGCTTAAATGTAACCGCTACAAACAGTAGACAAGACTTTCCGCAGTCGGAAGACAGTCAAGTATCTAATATCATCAATTTTGGTCGGCGCTTGCCCTCTTTTTATCCGATACATGAGCGTAATGACGACGGTTCGTATAAGTTAGACGCGGCGGGTGAGCGTATTATTGATTTTGGCGCATACCGACCTAGCGCCGTAAACCCAAATTGGAATTTGTTGGGCACCTACCATTTGGATCTTCGGGAAACACTTCGGGATGAAGTTTCGGCACGCACTTTTGTAGAGGCCAAATTATTAAAGGGTTTGAAGCTGAGGAGTTCATATAGTGTGGATTATAGAAACCAAACGGGGCATAATTATGCAAACCCGCTGTATGGATCGGCTGCAAATATCAACGGTTCGGTATCTAAAAGTACTTCCAGACTATTGTCTTGGACACAGAATAATATACTGACCTATGATACGGAATTTGAGGGCGGGCATCACCTGAATTTGTTGGCGGGGCAGGAACTTTACAACCTCAACAGCCGTAGCTTCGATGGAAGTAGGCAAAATTTCGTGTTACCTTATCTTTACGAGCCTGTGGCAGCGTCTCAGCTGAACAGCTTTACGGGATCTTCAAATGACCACCGAATATTGAGTTTCTTGGGAAGAGCAGAGTACGACCTGCATAAAAAATATTTCCTTTCGGCGTCGTTACGTACAGATGGTACATCGCGTTTTTCACCATCGCAACGTTGGGGTACATTTTGGTCGTTTGGCGGGTCGTGGAAGTTAGGGGAAGAAGAAGCGTTGAAGAACCTGAACTGGTTAAGTACCTTAATTCTGAGAGGAAGTTATGGGGCGCAAGGCAATGATAATATCGGTACCTATTATGCCTATGAAGCGCTATATACCATTGCTAATAATTTAGGTGAAGGTGGAGTGTATCCTTCACGTTTGCCTACACCCAATTTGAAATGGGAAACCAATCTGAACCTCAACCTGGGACTTGATTTCGGTTTCTTAAATGACAGGATAAGCGGTACGGTCGAATATTTTGAAAGGCGATCGAGAGATTTGCTGTTTTCACGCCCATTACCTCCTTCCTCGGGTTTTTTATCAATTGACGACAATATTGGAAGTTTGAAAAATACGGGTATAGAACTGGATTTACATGCAACTCCAGTAAATAGCGGTGGTTTTAGGTGGGACGTAGGGCTTAATGCTACGCATTTTAAGAACCGTATCACGGCCCTTCCCCAGGAAGAAATCGTTAGCGGCACAAAAAAGATGATGGTTGGACGCTCTGTATTTGATTTTTGGTTGAGGGATTGGGCAGGGGTTGACCCGGCCAATGGAAATCCTTTATGGTATCAGGACATTACGGAAACAGATGCTAATGGGAATACTACGGTGGTGGGAAAAACAACTACCAGTACTTACTCGGACGCGAGTTATTATTATACCGGAAGTGCTTTGCCAGACCTTTATGGAGGGATAACGAATACCTTTGCTTATAGAGGTTTTGAACTTTCTTTTCTGTTTAGTTACAGCTTGGGCGGAAAAATTTTAGATGGAGACGTACCGGCGCTTTACCACAACGGTACCGCTGGTGTGGCCTGGCACAGAGAAATGGCTAATCGCTGGACGCCGGAAAATACGCAAACGGATGTGCCGCGTTTGGGCGGTGCAAGTGCGGAGGCTTCCAGTCAATCAACACGCTTTTTGTACGATGCTTCGTATTTGAGACTACGTAACCTAAGCTTAGGCTATACCTTTCCGCAACAATTTGCTCAACGACTGGGTTTGAATAGACTCGGTATTCAGCTTTTAGGAGAAAACCTGCTGACCTTTTTTAAACATAAGGGAATGGATCCGGAGCAAACTATTGAAGGAACTACTTATTTCCGTTATCCTGCGATGCGTGTGATCTCGGGAGGAATTAACATAGGTTTTTAA
- a CDS encoding RagB/SusD family nutrient uptake outer membrane protein — MMNRGNIKFKKYLGVLLITFALGSCKDYLDTVPTSSVPESVVFDNVENLETVLNGSWRQYMDTYYTFANPGYASILRASDAMGSDVAVVRGRYGYLSPYDYLEMHTRVGTRVTAFWRILYSAINSNNNILAHIDDIPGDDALRNRLKGQALAFRAHSYLTLASFYQLSYLKDPDAKTAPIYTEPTGPDMEGNPKATLREIFDLVISDLSQAETLLQDYQRPGSQKYKINQQVAQGLLARAYLHTGRWAEAAEKAAAAREGYPLMNANEYYAGFNDLTNREWIWGHGQQPDQNTASYHFHYLDVTTPASYYYSFMADPHFKDYFEEDDIRFNLFSWDNSAPARYGLLRYEKFKFREDMTGDIILLRAAETYLIQAEAYARDGKLVEAAAVLNELRNARNATTLNVAGKAQDEVIGEILLERRKELWGEGFALSDIIRTQGKVERRAYTQINEQGEVEPIQVAITLPDGSTRTVTAVGHTTTRLQNNAGGEFTENSPYYVFGIPESESINNPNLDK; from the coding sequence ATGATGAATAGAGGAAATATAAAATTTAAAAAATATTTAGGCGTTTTGCTGATAACCTTTGCTTTGGGCTCTTGCAAAGATTACCTGGATACGGTACCAACTTCATCGGTACCTGAATCGGTTGTATTTGATAATGTTGAAAATCTGGAAACAGTTTTAAACGGGTCGTGGAGGCAATATATGGACACTTACTATACTTTTGCAAATCCAGGTTACGCCTCTATATTACGTGCCAGCGATGCCATGGGTAGTGATGTGGCGGTTGTGCGAGGACGATATGGTTATCTTAGTCCGTACGACTATTTAGAAATGCATACCCGAGTGGGCACCCGGGTAACGGCATTCTGGCGTATTTTATACAGTGCCATCAACAGTAACAATAACATATTAGCACATATTGATGATATCCCGGGCGACGATGCACTTAGAAATCGTTTAAAAGGACAGGCTCTAGCCTTTCGTGCACATAGTTACTTAACCTTGGCGTCTTTTTATCAGTTGAGCTATCTGAAAGATCCAGACGCCAAAACTGCACCAATTTATACGGAACCTACGGGCCCTGATATGGAAGGGAATCCGAAGGCTACTCTTCGAGAGATATTTGATTTGGTTATCAGTGATTTAAGTCAGGCAGAAACACTGCTGCAGGATTATCAAAGACCGGGATCGCAGAAGTATAAGATTAACCAGCAGGTAGCGCAGGGCTTACTGGCCAGGGCTTATTTACATACAGGACGTTGGGCAGAGGCTGCAGAGAAGGCCGCTGCCGCCCGAGAGGGATATCCGTTAATGAACGCCAATGAATACTATGCCGGCTTTAACGATTTGACAAACCGTGAGTGGATCTGGGGACATGGACAGCAACCTGATCAGAACACGGCAAGTTATCATTTTCATTACCTAGATGTTACCACACCTGCATCTTACTATTATAGTTTTATGGCCGATCCGCATTTTAAGGATTATTTTGAAGAAGATGATATTCGGTTTAACCTCTTTTCCTGGGATAATAGTGCACCGGCACGTTACGGATTGCTTCGCTATGAGAAATTTAAATTTAGGGAAGATATGACGGGCGATATAATTTTATTGCGTGCAGCTGAAACTTATCTGATACAGGCGGAAGCATATGCACGTGACGGGAAATTAGTCGAAGCGGCGGCAGTGTTAAATGAGTTGAGAAATGCTCGTAACGCGACGACCTTAAACGTTGCCGGAAAAGCACAGGATGAAGTAATTGGTGAAATTTTACTGGAAAGAAGGAAAGAGTTATGGGGCGAGGGCTTTGCGCTTTCTGATATCATCCGTACACAAGGGAAAGTAGAACGTAGGGCATATACGCAAATTAATGAACAAGGTGAAGTAGAACCTATTCAGGTGGCTATCACTTTACCTGATGGATCTACCAGAACAGTGACTGCGGTTGGTCATACCACTACCAGACTGCAGAACAACGCCGGTGGTGAATTTACGGAGAACAGCCCTTACTATGTTTTTGGAATACCGGAAAGCGAATCAATCAATAATCCGAACCTAGATAAGTAA
- a CDS encoding undecaprenyl-phosphate glucose phosphotransferase, with protein MDLFSRNFFCFTRVVTDISILVLSFFIAIVISEAYYLNRFGLYDAGFLLFLLCGWYFTARSNRLYEEQMQENQMRELFKTVNTILWQVMLAILFIFAIQEKEYSRTFFVVYGVMLTFLMPLSKLTLKRVYLWLYRSGKLRKRALVIGAGKNGQLFCKYLRDNKYYGYELVRYIQGELLLANSSPYNSAGRILLAGGKPLENINDIDEIFITEESEGTYSTREIASVLSSHAVRLRIIPNMFNMVNSGIYSFSMIGNFPLLSVRNEPLEDVYNQALKRCFDILFTLFVMVFICSWLFPIIALAIKLDSRGPVFYKQERWGKRNRPFLCYKFRSMYVKAPSTNGNGKFQQATKNDPRITRVGRLLRKTSLDEFPQFLNVFWGEMSVVGPRPHASLMNIESTQTIKNYLVRHQAKPGISGWAQVNGLRGESGNPQLLKARTQHDIWYIEHWTFLLDLKIIFLTFWQMIIGDKNAY; from the coding sequence ATGGACTTATTTAGTCGTAATTTTTTCTGCTTTACCCGCGTGGTAACCGACATAAGCATTCTTGTTTTATCCTTTTTTATCGCTATTGTTATAAGTGAAGCTTATTATCTGAATAGGTTTGGACTGTATGATGCTGGCTTTTTGTTGTTTTTGCTTTGTGGATGGTATTTTACTGCCCGATCAAACAGGTTGTATGAAGAACAAATGCAGGAAAACCAAATGCGGGAACTGTTTAAAACAGTTAACACTATATTATGGCAGGTCATGCTGGCTATCCTATTTATCTTTGCCATTCAGGAAAAAGAGTATTCGCGCACTTTTTTCGTAGTGTACGGCGTGATGTTAACTTTTTTGATGCCGCTGAGCAAACTTACACTCAAACGGGTTTACTTGTGGCTCTATCGTAGTGGGAAATTAAGAAAAAGAGCCTTGGTTATTGGAGCAGGTAAAAATGGACAATTGTTCTGTAAGTACCTGCGAGACAATAAATATTATGGTTACGAACTTGTTCGTTATATTCAAGGAGAACTGTTGCTTGCTAATAGTTCTCCTTACAACTCTGCCGGAAGAATATTGTTGGCTGGAGGAAAACCTCTTGAGAATATAAATGATATTGATGAGATATTTATTACAGAAGAATCGGAAGGTACTTATAGTACTCGAGAGATTGCCTCGGTATTGAGTTCTCATGCAGTACGATTGCGTATAATTCCTAACATGTTTAATATGGTTAACTCTGGCATATATAGCTTTAGCATGATAGGCAACTTTCCGTTACTGAGTGTACGTAATGAGCCGTTAGAGGATGTATATAATCAAGCCTTGAAGCGCTGTTTTGATATACTGTTTACACTGTTTGTAATGGTGTTCATTTGCTCTTGGTTGTTCCCGATTATCGCTTTGGCAATAAAGTTGGATTCTCGTGGTCCGGTATTTTATAAGCAAGAGAGATGGGGGAAACGCAATCGGCCGTTTTTATGTTATAAGTTTCGTTCGATGTATGTGAAAGCTCCGTCGACAAATGGCAATGGTAAATTTCAGCAAGCGACAAAAAATGATCCGAGAATTACCAGAGTAGGGCGGCTATTGCGAAAAACGAGTCTTGATGAGTTTCCGCAGTTTTTAAATGTTTTCTGGGGAGAAATGTCTGTAGTTGGCCCACGGCCACACGCGTCACTTATGAATATAGAATCAACCCAAACAATCAAAAACTATCTGGTACGGCACCAAGCAAAACCAGGCATAAGCGGTTGGGCACAGGTTAATGGCTTAAGAGGGGAGTCTGGAAATCCGCAGTTGCTGAAGGCACGTACACAGCACGATATTTGGTATATTGAGCATTGGACCTTTCTACTCGACCTGAAGATTATCTTTTTGACCTTCTGGCAAATGATCATAGGAGATAAAAATGCGTATTGA
- a CDS encoding ATP-grasp fold amidoligase family protein: protein MENNRLLQIPFKALDMPVKLNQAMLKYIKNYLGNSNDLTTKIMKRHRIFWEDPQAETVRNTRMSRLQPLATWKDVPNWQRKLSNKYNAREFAIKNDCKTADLYWKGSHVDQIDFESLPKHYVIRPTIGHNSNNVFIMKEGLNLFDNKYYTNEEIREYLKLTLSQQPAIEFLIEEFLQNETAEHQILTDYKFYCFNGHIASCHVINRLSPKSGFASFYDEHWNKMPTVHVGYPFKEWQEKPKCYEDMVSKVKQLSRAYEIFVRIDFYATAKGAVFGEFTPTPSLGNHFTSYGKRLLLQHWEAYCKGMI, encoded by the coding sequence ATGGAGAACAATCGACTTCTGCAAATTCCCTTCAAGGCACTGGACATGCCTGTAAAACTTAATCAAGCAATGTTGAAATATATTAAAAATTATTTAGGCAATAGCAATGACCTAACTACAAAAATAATGAAAAGACATCGGATTTTTTGGGAAGATCCACAAGCAGAAACCGTTAGAAACACCAGAATGTCCAGATTACAGCCGTTAGCAACGTGGAAAGACGTACCTAATTGGCAACGTAAATTAAGCAACAAATACAATGCCCGGGAGTTTGCCATAAAAAATGATTGCAAAACAGCCGATCTTTACTGGAAAGGCAGTCATGTTGATCAAATTGATTTCGAAAGTTTACCTAAGCATTACGTTATAAGACCTACTATCGGACATAATTCAAACAATGTATTTATTATGAAAGAGGGTCTCAATCTCTTTGATAATAAATATTACACCAATGAAGAAATTAGAGAATATCTAAAGCTTACTTTAAGCCAACAACCGGCTATAGAGTTCCTAATCGAAGAGTTTTTGCAAAATGAAACAGCAGAACACCAAATACTTACGGACTATAAGTTTTACTGTTTCAACGGACATATCGCGAGTTGCCACGTCATTAACCGGCTATCACCTAAGTCCGGTTTTGCTTCTTTCTATGACGAACACTGGAACAAAATGCCTACCGTACATGTGGGTTATCCCTTTAAAGAATGGCAGGAAAAGCCAAAATGTTATGAAGATATGGTGAGCAAAGTAAAACAACTCAGCAGGGCTTACGAAATATTTGTACGTATCGACTTTTATGCCACAGCGAAAGGAGCCGTTTTTGGTGAATTTACACCTACACCAAGCTTAGGCAATCACTTCACTTCTTATGGAAAACGCCTGTTACTTCAACATTGGGAAGCCTATTGTAAAGGAATGATATAA
- a CDS encoding VanZ family protein codes for MENKTIIRIKVWLWRFWAFFYFSLIIYVVFLASRRPSPTLGEASAPPNFSPFGRKWFGYTHGWNTSDLYLDLFGNIVMFIPYALFLYIAFNVRSYWVILFSAFSFSLFIESTQYFTGIGYADIDDLICNTLGALIGILVIDGVKLTRYAKK; via the coding sequence TTGGAAAATAAAACTATTATACGCATTAAAGTTTGGCTTTGGCGTTTTTGGGCTTTCTTTTACTTTTCTCTAATCATATATGTAGTTTTTCTGGCCAGCAGAAGGCCTAGCCCGACACTGGGAGAAGCTTCGGCTCCTCCTAATTTTTCGCCTTTTGGTAGAAAGTGGTTCGGGTATACACATGGATGGAATACAAGTGACCTCTACCTGGATCTGTTCGGTAATATCGTGATGTTTATTCCCTACGCTTTGTTTCTATATATAGCGTTTAACGTCAGGTCGTATTGGGTAATCTTATTTTCTGCGTTTTCATTTAGTTTATTTATAGAATCTACGCAGTATTTCACAGGAATAGGCTACGCAGATATTGATGATCTTATTTGTAATACGCTTGGCGCACTAATAGGGATCTTAGTAATTGATGGTGTGAAATTAACACGGTATGCAAAAAAGTGA
- a CDS encoding UDP-glucose 6-dehydrogenase, with amino-acid sequence MSITKICCIGAGYVGGPTMAVIAKQCPHIRVTVVDLNEARIAAWNDSDVTKIPVYEPGLSEVVAEARGRNLFFSTDVDGAIDEAEMVFISVNTPTKTYGAGKGQAADLKWIELCARQIARVSTTDKIVVEKSTLPVRTASTLKDILSHTGSGASFQILSNPEFLAEGTAVDDLLRPDRVLIGGDQSEEGRAAIGSLVEVYANWVPRERILTTNVWSSELSKLTANAFLAQRVSSINSLSELCEHTEADVSEVSRAIGTDSRIGPKFLKASVGFGGSCFQKDILNLVYIARTYGLQEVADYWEQVIIMNDHQKRRFAGRIIRTLYNTVNGKKIAFLGWAFKKDTNDTRESAAIYVADHLLLEQAELSVYDPKVPVQQVYTDLDYLATRSSDENKSLLKVVNDPYEACRDAHAVAVLTEWDEFRDYDWQRIYDNMLKPAHVFDGRNILDRAKLEAIGFKVKAIGS; translated from the coding sequence ATGAGCATAACAAAAATCTGTTGTATAGGAGCGGGCTATGTTGGTGGCCCGACGATGGCTGTGATCGCCAAGCAGTGCCCGCATATCCGGGTTACGGTTGTAGACCTGAACGAGGCGCGTATAGCAGCCTGGAACGATTCCGACGTGACGAAGATCCCGGTTTATGAGCCGGGTCTGAGCGAAGTTGTTGCCGAGGCCCGTGGCCGGAACCTTTTTTTCTCTACCGATGTTGACGGAGCGATCGATGAAGCGGAGATGGTCTTCATATCGGTGAACACGCCCACCAAGACCTACGGAGCTGGGAAGGGGCAGGCCGCGGACCTGAAATGGATCGAGCTGTGCGCGCGTCAGATAGCGCGAGTGAGCACCACGGACAAGATCGTTGTGGAGAAGTCGACACTTCCGGTGCGTACGGCGAGCACGCTGAAGGATATCCTTTCCCATACGGGCAGCGGTGCGAGCTTCCAGATCCTGTCGAACCCGGAGTTTCTGGCCGAGGGAACGGCGGTCGATGACCTGCTGCGCCCCGACCGTGTGCTGATCGGGGGTGATCAGAGCGAGGAGGGCAGGGCGGCGATCGGGTCGCTTGTTGAGGTCTATGCGAACTGGGTACCGCGTGAACGTATCCTGACGACGAACGTATGGTCCTCGGAGCTTTCGAAGCTGACGGCCAATGCCTTTCTTGCGCAGCGGGTATCGTCGATCAATTCGCTTTCGGAGCTCTGCGAGCACACGGAGGCGGATGTTAGCGAGGTTTCCCGAGCGATCGGTACGGACAGCCGCATCGGTCCGAAGTTCCTGAAGGCCTCGGTCGGATTCGGGGGTTCGTGTTTCCAGAAGGATATCCTGAACCTGGTGTACATCGCGCGTACGTATGGACTACAGGAGGTTGCCGATTACTGGGAACAGGTTATCATCATGAACGACCACCAGAAGCGGCGCTTTGCGGGCCGTATCATCCGAACGCTGTACAACACGGTTAACGGGAAGAAGATCGCCTTTCTGGGGTGGGCCTTCAAGAAGGACACGAACGACACGCGGGAATCGGCTGCGATCTACGTAGCGGACCATTTACTGCTGGAGCAGGCGGAGCTTTCGGTGTATGATCCGAAGGTGCCGGTTCAGCAGGTTTACACGGATCTGGATTACCTTGCCACGCGGAGCAGCGATGAGAACAAGTCTTTGCTGAAGGTGGTGAACGATCCCTATGAGGCGTGCAGGGATGCGCATGCCGTAGCTGTGCTGACGGAGTGGGACGAGTTTAGGGATTACGACTGGCAGCGAATCTATGACAATATGCTGAAGCCGGCACATGTATTTGACGGCAGGAACATCCTGGACAGGGCCAAACTGGAGGCCATAGGCTTCAAGGTGAAGGCTATCGGGAGTTAA
- a CDS encoding DUF4886 domain-containing protein encodes MKRFFCFCQIIGCLVISANFCFGQVGDEQFKQNADTTKIFIIGNSFSQNATAYLPQLAKEGGIALKIGRAELPAASLKRHWDGVHAAENNSEKGKVYKGKSLQMLLEADDWHIVTVQQSSMFSGYEDSYWPYAQELCDFIKRVLPNCKILIHQTWAYRSDAKKFGLIGDKENAQNTESMWKSVENAYQSVSRKLNVELIPTGTAFWKASTAGGNMQYHEDSTFNDEQSPFPKLPNQDYSLHVGYYSDKQKKLKIDPNHANDAGKYLGSLVWYATIFSEDPTKLRFKPKKVDYTFAKFLREVARSVTE; translated from the coding sequence ATGAAAAGATTTTTTTGTTTTTGCCAAATAATAGGATGTTTGGTAATTAGCGCCAATTTTTGCTTTGGTCAAGTGGGCGATGAACAATTCAAACAAAATGCGGATACTACTAAAATATTTATTATAGGAAATAGCTTTTCCCAGAATGCTACGGCTTATCTCCCACAACTTGCAAAGGAAGGCGGTATTGCGCTAAAAATAGGTAGGGCAGAATTACCGGCTGCCAGCCTAAAAAGGCATTGGGATGGTGTGCATGCAGCGGAAAACAATTCAGAGAAAGGAAAAGTTTATAAAGGAAAATCGCTTCAAATGTTACTCGAAGCCGATGATTGGCATATTGTAACTGTCCAACAATCATCGATGTTTTCCGGATACGAAGATAGTTATTGGCCATATGCACAGGAACTCTGTGATTTTATCAAGCGTGTACTTCCCAACTGCAAAATTTTGATCCATCAAACATGGGCTTACCGGTCGGATGCTAAGAAGTTCGGTTTGATAGGCGATAAGGAAAATGCACAAAATACTGAAAGCATGTGGAAAAGCGTTGAAAATGCTTATCAATCGGTCAGCAGAAAACTTAATGTGGAACTTATTCCTACCGGAACCGCCTTTTGGAAAGCTTCAACAGCAGGCGGAAATATGCAATATCATGAAGATAGTACCTTCAATGATGAGCAATCACCTTTTCCAAAACTGCCTAATCAGGACTATTCACTTCATGTAGGGTATTATTCTGATAAACAGAAAAAGCTGAAAATTGATCCCAATCATGCAAATGATGCTGGTAAATATCTAGGATCTTTGGTTTGGTATGCTACGATCTTTTCTGAAGATCCAACAAAATTGCGATTTAAACCAAAGAAAGTTGATTATACCTTTGCAAAGTTTTTAAGAGAGGTTGCTCGCTCTGTGACAGAATAG
- a CDS encoding acyltransferase family protein: MALKLDFTQDTLANRDKGIETLRGIAIILMVAGHVIGNDQRSGLKVPEDSWFRYFYYSFQYLRMPLFTVISGFVYAMKPIKEASSRKKFIDRKISRLLLPFFIAVTFLAVFQLLIPGTNNQMPLNKLWQVYVFPYAQFWFVQGIFVVFILISFLDSFGAMKAFRGWLTVFLLSVLLFYSDIVQVTFFSLDKVPFLLMFFLLGLGMKRYYHYLFSSQSLKYIGTGVFLIAVLCQQFVFFTPEQNTHNIANLLTIVVGISGAFLLILTRFYYAPLAWIGNYAYEIFLYHSFGTAGCRILLRLLGVSNLSVYFFFCLAVGIAFPIIFRLLCNRHPLLPSILFGERRKKVKKEEVSKAPVRRSSIPEYEMSEK, from the coding sequence ATGGCTCTAAAATTAGATTTTACCCAGGATACATTAGCAAATAGAGATAAAGGAATTGAAACGTTAAGAGGTATTGCCATTATTCTTATGGTTGCCGGTCATGTTATCGGGAATGATCAACGGTCAGGTTTAAAGGTCCCCGAAGATTCTTGGTTTAGATACTTTTATTATTCTTTCCAGTATTTAAGAATGCCATTATTCACAGTGATTTCTGGGTTTGTATATGCAATGAAACCTATTAAAGAAGCATCTTCGCGGAAAAAATTTATTGACCGTAAAATATCACGCCTATTACTGCCCTTTTTCATTGCAGTTACGTTTTTAGCTGTCTTTCAGCTATTGATTCCTGGCACTAACAATCAAATGCCATTGAATAAATTGTGGCAGGTGTATGTGTTTCCTTATGCACAGTTTTGGTTTGTGCAGGGCATCTTTGTTGTTTTTATTCTGATTTCATTTCTGGACTCTTTCGGCGCAATGAAGGCCTTTCGCGGATGGCTAACCGTTTTTCTTTTAAGTGTGTTGTTATTTTACAGTGATATTGTACAAGTCACTTTTTTTAGTTTGGACAAAGTGCCATTTCTACTCATGTTTTTCCTTTTGGGCCTCGGAATGAAGCGGTATTATCATTATTTGTTCAGTAGCCAATCGCTGAAATATATAGGGACTGGTGTCTTTCTAATCGCCGTACTCTGCCAGCAGTTTGTCTTCTTCACCCCTGAACAAAACACGCATAATATCGCCAATTTATTGACGATAGTTGTTGGCATTTCTGGTGCATTCTTGCTTATATTGACTAGATTTTATTACGCTCCCTTAGCTTGGATCGGTAATTACGCATATGAAATATTTTTATACCACTCTTTTGGAACAGCAGGTTGTAGGATTTTACTGAGACTGTTAGGTGTTAGTAACCTTAGCGTTTATTTTTTCTTTTGTTTGGCTGTAGGGATAGCTTTTCCAATTATTTTCAGGCTATTGTGTAATAGACATCCTTTATTGCCATCAATTCTATTTGGAGAACGGAGGAAGAAAGTGAAAAAGGAAGAGGTTTCAAAGGCGCCGGTGAGGCGTTCAAGTATACCGGAATATGAAATGAGTGAAAAATAG